The following coding sequences lie in one Rutidosis leptorrhynchoides isolate AG116_Rl617_1_P2 chromosome 6, CSIRO_AGI_Rlap_v1, whole genome shotgun sequence genomic window:
- the LOC139856091 gene encoding uncharacterized protein, which produces MQLIVIVSLLAALSVTMFPSSFPSSLVLSISVAFQGFWFINMGFMLWVPELVPKGCTMWLGHGGESDMHGAVVCGSNKAVLRAKGLANLQFSWILAGILIFVGCICLFYPEKGPQRVQSVEYERLNSRVAEIPLSVGGLKQVTYP; this is translated from the coding sequence ATGCAACTTATTGTGATTGTTTCTCTTTTAGCAGCTTTATCTGTCACCATGTTTCCATCTAGTTTCCCTTCATCGCTCGTTCTTTCAATATCAGTTGCGTTTCAGGGGTTCTGGTTCATTAACATGGGGTTCATGTTATGGGTCCCTGAGCTAGTCCCTAAAGGGTGCACCATGTGGTTAGGCCATGGTGGTGAGAGTGACATGCATGGTGCGGTTGTATGTGGGAGCAACAAAGCGGTTTTAAGGGCTAAAGGACTAGCTAACTTGCAGTTCAGTTGGATACTAGCGGGGATTTTGATATTTGTGGGGTGTATATGTTTGTTTTACCCGGAAAAGGGGCCTCAGAGGGTTCAATCGGTTGAGTATGAACGACTTAATAGTCGAGTTGCTGAGATCCCATTATCAGTTGGTGGATTAAAGCAAGTTACTTACCCATAA
- the LOC139856092 gene encoding uncharacterized protein, producing the protein MATASATLSPVNFTVVAHTRTSGRTTTKVTYIKGMNSFGGLKAHNTVAALGLPVCTEQQFANIVSSLNKPSSSSSSSSSSSSSNGGALTSTCSAVAEIFKIAAIMNGLTLIGVAVGFVLLRIEAAVEEAE; encoded by the coding sequence ATGGCAACAGCCTCTGCCACCCTATCTCCAGTCAACTTCACCGTGGTTGCACACACCAGGACTTCTGGTAGAACCACCACAAAGGTGACTTACATCAAGGGCATGAACTCATTTGGTGGGCTTAAAGCCCATAACACTGTGGCTGCATTGGGCCTTCCTGTTTGCACTGAACAACAATTTGCAAACATTGTTTCTTCATTGaacaaaccatcatcatcatcatcatcatcatcatcatcatcatcatctaatggtGGTGCACTCACTTCCACTTGTAGTGCAGTTGCTGAGATTTTTAAAATTGCTGCTATCATGAATGGACTTACTCTTATTGGAGTTGCAGTTGGTTTTGTGCTTCTTCGAATTGAAGCTGCTGTTGAAGAAGCAGAGTAA
- the LOC139856094 gene encoding uncharacterized protein has product MATASATLSPVNFTVVAHTRTSGRTTTKVTYIKGMNSFGGLKAHNTVAALGLPVCTEQQFANIVSSLNKPSSSSSSSSSSSSNGGALTSTCSAVAEIFKIAAIMNGLTLIGVAVGFVLLRIEAAVEEAE; this is encoded by the coding sequence ATGGCAACAGCCTCTGCCACCCTATCTCCAGTCAACTTCACCGTGGTTGCACACACCAGGACTTCTGGTAGAACCACCACAAAGGTGACTTACATCAAGGGCATGAACTCATTTGGTGGGCTTAAAGCCCATAACACTGTGGCTGCATTGGGCCTTCCTGTTTGCACTGAACAACAATTTGCAAACATTGTTTCTTCATTGaacaaaccatcatcatcatcatcatcatcatcatcatcatcatctaatggtGGTGCACTCACTTCCACTTGTAGTGCAGTTGCTGAGATTTTTAAAATTGCTGCTATCATGAATGGACTTACTCTTATTGGAGTTGCAGTTGGTTTTGTGCTTCTTCGAATTGAAGCTGCTGTTGAAGAAGCAGAGTAA